GTATTGGCTACGTTACTTGTATCTTGCTCTGGGGGCAAGGTGAAGTATCGTATCGGAATATCACAGTGTTCGGATGACATCTGGCGTGACAAGCAGAATGCTGAATTGCGTATGGGTGCTTATTTCCATGATAATGTGGAACTGAAGTTTGCTGCGGCCTACGATAGCGACGAGCGGCAGGTGCAGCAGATTGACAGTCTCGTGAATAATGGCATCGACTTGTTAATCGTGGCACCTAACCAAGTGCAGACTATTTCGCCTGCCATCGACCGTGCCTACGACAAGGGCATTCCCGTCATTGTGTTTGAGCGCAAGACCAGCTCCCGGAAGTACACCGCCTTTATCAGTGCCGATAACTATGAAATGGGGCGCACTATGGGCGAATATATCGCGTCACGGCTGGATGGCAAGGGAAATGTCCTGGAGATAAAGGGGCTGGAAGGCTCATCACCTGCCATCGAGCGCCATAAAGGCTTCATGGATGCCATAGAGAAAGTTCCTGGCATCAAGGTGGTGGGTTCGCTGCAAGGTGACTGGACGGAAGAGACAGCATACGAAACTACAAAACTATGGTTCAATAATAATAAAGATGTACACGTGGACCTTGTGTTCGGTGCCAACGACCGCACGGCTATGGGAGCACACAAGGCAATGACAGAGGTAACTACCCCACTCGCCTTCAGGAGAGTGGTCGGGGGTGAGGCTGTACTATATTGCGGCATCGACGGTTTGCCGGGTGAGAATGGCGGCATACAATTAGTGCGTGACTCTTTGCTCGACGCTTCGTACATTTATCCGACGAATGGCGACCAGATTATCGAGTTGGCCGTTAATATTCTCGAAGGAAAACCCTACGACAAGGAGACATTGATGATGTCGGCCCTTGTCACTCGCGACAATGCAAAAGTGCTGCTGATGCAGAGCGAGGAACTGATGCGTCAGGCAGACCGCCTGGACCTATTACATGACAAGGCCGACAACTACCTGCATGAACTTGACACACAGCGCATCGTCAGCTGGCTAGCCATCGGCATCATCGTACTGTTGGTTGTAGTGTTTGTACTTTTCTACCTCTACCTTTTAAGGAAAATAAGCATGCAAAGAGAACGTGTGACCAATACGTTGTGGAACATGGAAGCCACCGTGGATTCATCCCCATCAACAGCCAATTCACAACAAACAGGTACTGTTTCACCTGCAAACGAGAGCGGATTCTTGTCACATTTTCGTGAGATTGTTGAAACTCGTCTTTCAGATAGCAATCTTAGTATTGATGACCTTGCTGCCGATATGAACCTCAGTCGTGTGCAGCTCTATCGTAGAGTAAAGGCAGTATCTGGTTCATCACCAGTGGAATTATTACGTACAGCCCGTCTGAATCGCGCTTATCAATTACTGCTTACTACCGACAAGAGCGTCTCTGAGGTCGCCTATGCCGTTGGCTTTACTGCTCCCAGCTACTTTACGAAATGTTTCAAAGAGGAGTATGGCATGGTGCCAGGCGACGTGAGGAAATAGTCACCAACTTCTCACCTCTCATTTTTTACCTCTAACTTCTTACAACTAACCACTAAAAATTATCGTTCATTCTTTCGCAAAAATGTTTCATTGCAACATATTTTGCACAGAGTGAACGATATTTTTAATATCAACAAATATATAGATGATATTTTTGCAGCAGATTTGTAAACCAAAAATATTAACTAAAAACGTAAAACAAATGAAACAATCGAAACGAGTGTTTTTATGTTTCCTGACTCTGATGCTTAGTACAATAATGTATGCTCAGACGACGATTCAAGGAACTGTGGTCGATGACTTCGGTGACGGTGTCATTGGTGCCACAGTAAAAGAAAAGGGAAACAGCAACGGAACGGTGACCGACTTAGATGGTAATTTCAAGATTAATGTGAAAGAAGGTACTATGCTTGTCTTCAGCTT
This region of Prevotella sp. E13-27 genomic DNA includes:
- a CDS encoding substrate-binding domain-containing protein, which encodes MRQRFFYLFVLATLLVSCSGGKVKYRIGISQCSDDIWRDKQNAELRMGAYFHDNVELKFAAAYDSDERQVQQIDSLVNNGIDLLIVAPNQVQTISPAIDRAYDKGIPVIVFERKTSSRKYTAFISADNYEMGRTMGEYIASRLDGKGNVLEIKGLEGSSPAIERHKGFMDAIEKVPGIKVVGSLQGDWTEETAYETTKLWFNNNKDVHVDLVFGANDRTAMGAHKAMTEVTTPLAFRRVVGGEAVLYCGIDGLPGENGGIQLVRDSLLDASYIYPTNGDQIIELAVNILEGKPYDKETLMMSALVTRDNAKVLLMQSEELMRQADRLDLLHDKADNYLHELDTQRIVSWLAIGIIVLLVVVFVLFYLYLLRKISMQRERVTNTLWNMEATVDSSPSTANSQQTGTVSPANESGFLSHFREIVETRLSDSNLSIDDLAADMNLSRVQLYRRVKAVSGSSPVELLRTARLNRAYQLLLTTDKSVSEVAYAVGFTAPSYFTKCFKEEYGMVPGDVRK